From the genome of Azospira restricta, one region includes:
- a CDS encoding DHA2 family efflux MFS transporter permease subunit codes for MTTPQALPDIPPGTGSPWPVFWVASVAVFLVSMDGTMLFAAFSALRAGFPQATAADLSWVLNAYTVVYAAMLIPSGGLADRHGRKKVFLVGVALFLAASVACGLAVSVEWLVAARALQALGAALLTPASLSLVLAAFPTNKRAVAVSLWGAVGGLAAAVGPSLGAFVIASLGWRWAFYLNVPLGMLAIGRGAILLTEARQPTRGRPLDLAGMGLLIVGIGALALSIVHAESPDWSRRELLTTAGIGLASVFGFVAWARVATAPLVDLGLFRNATYRYANLAMLSFGTAFSMMFFAFFFYMNSIWHYPLPLAGLAMAPGPLLVVPVAAWSGRLASRHGHRPLLVLGCLIYAASALWFLLVPGTEPAYLTHWLPGMLLSGTGVGMVLPSLSGAAVSHLPADRYAVGGAINQAIRQIGSVMGVALTVLLLGSASLQRADFNSVYLCHMALALITAVLCLPVNTLSKVVVNSA; via the coding sequence ATGACCACCCCGCAGGCGCTGCCAGACATCCCCCCCGGCACCGGGTCACCGTGGCCGGTGTTCTGGGTGGCCAGCGTGGCGGTGTTTCTGGTCTCGATGGACGGCACCATGTTGTTCGCCGCCTTCAGCGCCCTGCGGGCCGGTTTTCCGCAGGCCACTGCGGCAGACCTTTCGTGGGTGCTCAACGCCTACACCGTGGTCTATGCGGCGATGCTGATCCCGTCCGGCGGGTTGGCCGACAGACATGGGCGCAAGAAGGTGTTTCTCGTTGGCGTTGCCTTGTTTCTGGCGGCTTCCGTTGCCTGCGGCCTGGCGGTCAGCGTGGAGTGGCTGGTCGCGGCAAGAGCGCTGCAGGCCCTGGGCGCGGCCTTGCTGACGCCGGCATCGCTCTCGCTCGTGCTGGCGGCCTTCCCGACAAACAAGCGGGCGGTGGCGGTCAGCCTATGGGGCGCGGTCGGCGGTCTGGCTGCGGCGGTGGGCCCCAGCCTGGGCGCCTTCGTGATCGCGTCGCTCGGGTGGCGATGGGCGTTCTACCTGAACGTGCCCTTGGGCATGCTGGCCATCGGGCGCGGCGCAATACTGCTGACGGAGGCCAGGCAGCCAACCCGGGGGCGCCCGCTGGACCTGGCGGGGATGGGCTTGCTGATCGTCGGCATCGGCGCCTTGGCGCTGTCCATCGTGCACGCGGAGTCACCCGACTGGTCACGCCGCGAGCTGCTGACTACCGCCGGCATCGGGTTGGCGAGCGTCTTCGGATTTGTCGCCTGGGCCCGGGTTGCCACCGCGCCATTGGTGGACTTGGGTTTATTTCGCAACGCCACCTACCGCTACGCCAATCTTGCCATGTTGAGCTTCGGCACCGCGTTCTCGATGATGTTCTTCGCCTTCTTCTTCTACATGAATTCGATCTGGCATTACCCGCTGCCGCTGGCCGGCCTGGCGATGGCGCCCGGACCGCTGCTGGTGGTTCCGGTGGCGGCTTGGTCAGGTCGATTGGCGAGTCGGCATGGTCACCGCCCGCTGCTGGTGCTGGGCTGCCTGATCTACGCGGCCAGCGCGCTGTGGTTCTTGCTGGTGCCCGGCACCGAACCCGCGTACCTGACGCACTGGCTGCCGGGCATGCTGCTCAGCGGCACTGGCGTGGGCATGGTGCTGCCCTCGCTGTCGGGCGCAGCCGTCAGCCACTTGCCCGCGGACCGTTACGCCGTAGGCGGTGCCATCAACCAGGCGATACGGCAAATCGGCTCGGTGATGGGGGTTGCCCTGACCGTGCTGCTGCTTGGCAGCGCCAGTTTGCAGCGTGCGGATTTCAATTCGGTCTACCTGTGCCACATGGCATTGGCATTGATCACCGCTGTTTTGTGCCTGCCCGTCAACACCTTGTCGAAAGTCGTCGTCAACAGCGCGTGA
- a CDS encoding oxidoreductase: MSNSKVVVVTGVSSGIGRAAAEKFAKQGCRVFGTVRSIARTTDVPGVVLVEMDVRDEASVQQGIRTVIDQAERIDVLVNSAGVTLLGATEETSIAEAQSLFDTNVFGMLRTTQAVLPHMRAQRSGRIVNVSSVLGFLPAPYMGLYSASKHAVEGLSETLDHEVRTFGIRVALVEPAFTRTRLDANAPRAAARISAYDAERGAVSRAIQGNVQKAPVPDGVAGTIVDAALGAWKMRHTPKGEASLLARLRRFLPAGPVEKGLRKTFGLA; this comes from the coding sequence ATGTCAAATTCCAAAGTCGTCGTCGTTACCGGTGTGTCGTCGGGCATCGGCCGTGCCGCCGCAGAGAAGTTCGCCAAGCAGGGCTGCCGCGTGTTCGGCACCGTACGCAGCATAGCCAGGACGACCGACGTGCCCGGTGTGGTGCTGGTCGAGATGGATGTCCGCGACGAAGCGTCGGTGCAACAGGGAATCCGGACCGTCATCGACCAGGCCGAGCGCATCGACGTGCTGGTCAATAGCGCCGGCGTGACGCTGCTCGGCGCGACGGAGGAAACCTCGATTGCCGAGGCGCAGTCGCTGTTCGATACCAACGTCTTTGGCATGCTGCGCACGACGCAAGCGGTGCTGCCGCACATGCGTGCGCAACGCTCGGGAAGAATCGTCAATGTCAGCTCGGTGCTCGGCTTTCTTCCGGCGCCGTACATGGGGCTCTATTCGGCGTCCAAGCATGCCGTCGAGGGGCTGTCCGAGACCCTGGATCACGAGGTGCGCACGTTCGGAATCCGCGTGGCGCTGGTCGAGCCTGCCTTCACCAGGACCAGGCTGGACGCCAATGCGCCCCGGGCGGCCGCCAGGATATCCGCCTACGACGCCGAGCGCGGGGCCGTCTCCCGGGCAATTCAGGGAAACGTCCAAAAAGCGCCGGTGCCCGACGGGGTCGCCGGCACGATCGTCGATGCCGCGTTGGGCGCGTGGAAGATGCGGCATACGCCCAAGGGCGAGGCCTCGCTTCTGGCCAGGTTGCGCCGTTTCCTGCCGGCCGGCCCGGTCGAGAAAGGCCTGAGAAAAACCTTTGGGCTCGCCTGA
- a CDS encoding efflux RND transporter permease subunit: MSGSRFNLSALAVRERAITLFLILLISLGGVISFFKLGRAEDPSFTIKVMTIITAWPGATAQEMQDQVAEKIEKRLQELRWYDRSETYTRPGLAFTTLTLLDKTPPSAVQEEFYQARKKVGDEVRNLPPGVIGPFLNDEYADVTFALFALKATDVPQRELVRDAETLRQRLLHVPGVKKVNIVGEQSERIYVEFSHERLATLGISPQDVFAALNSQNALTPAGSVETKGPEVFIRLDGAFDELQKIRSTPVVAQGRTLKLADIATVKRGYEDPATFLIRNGGEPALLLGVVMRDGWNGLDLGKALESEVSAINAEQALGMSLTKVTDQAVNISAAVDEFMVKFFAAVLVVMLVSFLSMGWRVGLVVAAAVPLTLAVVFAVMLATGKNFDRITLGSLILALGLLVDDAIIAIEMMVVKMEEGYSRLAASAYAWSHTAAPMLSGTLVTAVGFMPNGFARSTAGEYTSNMFWIVGIALIASWVVAVVFTPYLGVKLLPDFKKFAGGHDAIYDTPRYNRFRQLLGRIIARKWIVAGSVVGLFVVSVLGMAVVKKQFFPISDRPEVLVEVQMPYGTSITQTSAAAEKVEAWLAQQEEARIVTAYVGQGAPRFFFSMGPELPDPSFAKIVVRTDSQDEREALKLRLRQAIADGLAPEARLRVTQLVFGPYSPFPVAYRVSGPDPEVLRKVAAEVQQVMDASPLMRTVNTDWGVRVPTLHFTLQQDRLQVVGLTSSSVAQQLQFLLSGIPVTAVREDIRTVQVVARSAGSNRLDPARIGDFTLAGANGQRIPLSQVGKVEVHMEEPIMRRRDRMPTITVRGDIAEGLQPPDVSTAITQQLQPIMAKLPSAYRIAEAGSIEESGKAQKAMLPLFPIMLAITLLIIILQVRSMAAMVMVFLTSPLGLIGVVPTLILFQQPFGINALVGLIALSGILMRNTLILIGQIRENEQAGLDPFRAVVEATVQRARPVILTALAAILAFIPLTHSVFWGTLAYTLIGGTFAGTILTLAFLPAMYAIWFRIRPVTSQH, encoded by the coding sequence GTGAGCGGAAGCCGTTTCAACCTGTCGGCGCTGGCGGTACGCGAACGCGCCATCACCCTGTTCCTGATCCTCCTGATCTCGCTGGGCGGGGTCATCTCCTTCTTCAAGCTGGGGCGGGCGGAGGACCCCTCATTCACGATCAAGGTGATGACGATCATCACCGCCTGGCCCGGTGCGACCGCGCAGGAGATGCAGGATCAGGTCGCCGAGAAGATCGAAAAGCGCTTGCAGGAGTTGCGCTGGTACGACCGCAGCGAGACCTACACCCGTCCTGGACTGGCTTTCACCACGCTGACCCTGCTGGACAAAACGCCTCCGTCGGCAGTGCAGGAAGAGTTCTACCAGGCCCGCAAGAAGGTCGGCGACGAAGTGCGCAACCTGCCGCCCGGCGTGATCGGGCCATTCCTCAACGACGAATATGCCGACGTGACTTTCGCCCTGTTCGCGCTCAAGGCCACGGACGTGCCGCAGCGCGAGCTCGTTCGCGACGCGGAAACGCTGCGCCAGCGCCTGCTGCACGTGCCGGGCGTGAAGAAGGTCAACATCGTCGGCGAGCAGTCGGAACGCATCTACGTCGAGTTTTCGCACGAGCGCCTGGCAACCTTGGGCATCAGCCCGCAGGACGTGTTCGCCGCGCTCAACAGCCAGAACGCCTTGACGCCGGCCGGCTCGGTCGAGACCAAGGGGCCGGAAGTGTTCATTCGCCTGGACGGCGCCTTCGACGAGTTGCAGAAGATCCGCAGCACCCCCGTCGTGGCGCAGGGGCGCACGCTGAAGCTGGCGGACATCGCCACGGTGAAGCGGGGTTATGAAGATCCGGCGACGTTCTTGATCCGCAACGGCGGCGAACCGGCGCTGTTGCTCGGCGTCGTCATGCGCGACGGCTGGAACGGGCTCGACCTGGGCAAGGCCTTGGAGAGCGAGGTGAGCGCGATCAACGCCGAGCAAGCGCTGGGCATGAGCCTGACCAAGGTCACCGACCAGGCGGTCAACATCAGCGCAGCGGTCGATGAGTTCATGGTCAAGTTCTTCGCCGCGGTGCTGGTGGTCATGCTGGTGAGCTTCCTGAGCATGGGCTGGCGCGTGGGCCTCGTGGTCGCCGCAGCCGTGCCGTTGACGCTGGCCGTCGTCTTTGCGGTGATGCTCGCGACCGGCAAGAATTTCGACCGCATCACGCTGGGGTCGCTGATCCTGGCGCTGGGTCTGCTGGTGGACGACGCCATCATCGCCATCGAGATGATGGTGGTGAAGATGGAAGAAGGCTACAGCCGCCTCGCGGCTTCGGCCTATGCCTGGAGCCATACCGCGGCGCCGATGCTGTCGGGCACGCTGGTCACGGCGGTCGGCTTCATGCCCAACGGCTTTGCCCGCTCCACGGCCGGTGAATACACCAGCAACATGTTCTGGATCGTGGGCATCGCGCTCATCGCGTCGTGGGTGGTGGCCGTGGTGTTCACGCCGTATCTCGGCGTCAAGCTGTTGCCCGACTTCAAGAAGTTCGCAGGCGGTCACGATGCGATCTACGACACGCCGCGCTACAACCGCTTCCGTCAACTGCTGGGGCGCATCATTGCCCGCAAGTGGATCGTCGCCGGCTCGGTGGTCGGTCTCTTCGTGGTGTCGGTGCTCGGCATGGCCGTGGTCAAAAAACAGTTCTTCCCGATTTCCGACCGCCCGGAAGTGCTGGTCGAGGTGCAGATGCCCTATGGCACGTCGATCACCCAGACCAGCGCCGCCGCGGAGAAGGTGGAAGCCTGGCTGGCCCAGCAGGAGGAAGCCAGGATCGTCACCGCCTACGTCGGCCAGGGCGCGCCACGCTTCTTCTTCTCGATGGGACCGGAACTGCCCGATCCGTCGTTCGCCAAGATCGTGGTGCGCACGGACAGCCAGGACGAGCGCGAAGCGTTGAAACTCAGGCTGCGGCAGGCCATCGCCGACGGCCTGGCCCCCGAGGCGCGCTTGCGCGTCACGCAACTGGTGTTCGGCCCCTATTCGCCCTTCCCGGTGGCCTACCGGGTCAGCGGCCCCGATCCGGAGGTGTTGCGCAAAGTGGCGGCGGAGGTGCAGCAGGTCATGGACGCCAGCCCGCTGATGCGCACGGTCAACACGGATTGGGGAGTACGCGTGCCCACGCTGCACTTCACCTTGCAGCAGGACCGCTTGCAAGTCGTCGGGCTGACTTCCAGTTCCGTGGCGCAACAACTGCAATTCCTGCTCAGCGGCATTCCGGTCACCGCGGTGCGTGAGGACATTCGCACGGTGCAGGTCGTCGCGCGCTCGGCGGGCAGCAACCGGCTCGATCCGGCCAGGATCGGCGACTTCACGCTGGCTGGCGCCAACGGGCAGCGCATCCCGCTGTCACAGGTGGGCAAGGTCGAGGTGCACATGGAAGAGCCGATCATGCGCCGACGCGACCGCATGCCGACGATCACCGTTCGCGGCGACATCGCCGAAGGCTTGCAACCGCCGGACGTGTCCACGGCCATTACCCAGCAGCTCCAGCCCATCATGGCAAAGCTGCCGAGCGCTTACCGCATCGCGGAGGCGGGCTCCATCGAAGAATCCGGCAAGGCGCAGAAAGCGATGCTGCCGCTGTTCCCGATCATGCTGGCAATCACCCTGCTCATCATCATCCTGCAGGTGCGCTCGATGGCGGCCATGGTGATGGTCTTCCTGACCAGTCCGCTCGGGCTGATCGGCGTCGTGCCGACGCTGATCCTGTTCCAGCAGCCCTTCGGCATCAATGCACTGGTCGGCCTGATCGCGCTGTCGGGCATCCTGATGCGCAACACGCTGATCCTGATCGGACAGATTCGTGAAAACGAACAGGCCGGGCTGGATCCGTTCCGCGCCGTGGTCGAAGCCACCGTGCAGCGCGCGCGCCCGGTGATCCTGACCGCCCTGGCGGCGATCCTGGCCTTCATCCCGCTGACCCATTCGGTGTTCTGGGGAACGCTGGCCTACACGCTGATCGGCGGCACCTTCGCCGGGACGATCCTGACGCTGGCGTTCCTGCCGGCGATGTATGCCATCTGGTTCAGGATCAGACCCGTCACCTCGCAACACTGA
- a CDS encoding efflux RND transporter periplasmic adaptor subunit, producing the protein MLQRRNIPFPLPVLVAGLLPLVLAACGDATSANDPRTRTPLVRVGTVAAAVHAERSFTGVVAARVQSDLGFRVPGKLLERLVDSGQTVRRGQPLMRIDPTDLRLATRAHDEAVAAATARARQTAEDEARYRDLVAAGAVSASAYDKIKAAADSARAELKAAQAQADVARNEAGYAVLLADADGVVVETLAEPGQVVAAGQVVVRVAHAGRREALIHLPETLRPAIGSAAQAALYGSGLTGAAKLRQLSDAANPQTRTFEARYVLAGELANAPLGSTVTVRIAEGQPSAQEDWQVPIGALFDAGKGPGVWVVSGEPAQVSWRPVAVQRIADDGARVSGQIKPGDRIVTLGAHLLRDGEQVRVAGQAAGAASEGVRP; encoded by the coding sequence ATGCTTCAGCGCCGCAATATTCCCTTCCCCCTGCCCGTCCTCGTCGCCGGCCTGCTGCCCTTGGTTCTGGCCGCATGCGGCGACGCCACCTCTGCCAACGATCCGCGGACCCGGACGCCCCTCGTGCGGGTGGGGACGGTGGCGGCCGCCGTCCACGCCGAGCGTTCGTTCACCGGCGTCGTCGCGGCGCGGGTGCAGAGCGACCTCGGTTTCCGCGTTCCCGGCAAGCTCCTCGAGCGCCTGGTCGATAGCGGGCAAACCGTCAGGCGTGGCCAGCCGCTGATGCGCATCGACCCCACCGACCTGCGGCTGGCCACGCGCGCCCACGACGAGGCCGTCGCCGCCGCCACGGCGCGCGCCCGGCAGACCGCCGAGGACGAGGCGCGCTACCGCGACCTCGTCGCGGCCGGGGCGGTGTCGGCCTCGGCCTACGACAAGATCAAGGCCGCCGCCGACTCGGCGCGGGCCGAGCTCAAGGCGGCGCAGGCGCAGGCCGACGTGGCCCGCAACGAAGCTGGCTACGCGGTCCTGCTCGCCGACGCCGACGGCGTCGTCGTGGAGACGCTGGCGGAGCCGGGCCAGGTGGTCGCGGCCGGGCAGGTGGTCGTCCGCGTGGCGCATGCCGGGCGCCGCGAGGCGCTCATCCACCTCCCCGAAACCCTGCGCCCGGCGATCGGCTCCGCGGCGCAGGCGGCCCTCTACGGCAGCGGGCTCACCGGCGCCGCGAAACTGCGCCAGTTGTCGGATGCCGCCAACCCGCAGACGCGCACCTTCGAGGCGCGCTACGTGCTGGCGGGCGAACTGGCCAACGCCCCTTTGGGCTCCACGGTGACGGTCCGGATTGCGGAGGGCCAGCCTTCCGCCCAGGAGGACTGGCAGGTGCCGATAGGTGCGCTGTTCGATGCCGGCAAGGGGCCGGGGGTATGGGTCGTGAGCGGCGAGCCGGCCCAGGTTTCCTGGCGCCCGGTCGCGGTGCAGCGCATCGCGGATGACGGCGCCCGCGTCAGCGGTCAGATCAAGCCAGGCGACCGGATCGTCACGCTCGGCGCCCATCTGCTGCGCGACGGCGAGCAGGTCCGGGTGGCCGGCCAGGCCGCCGGCGCGGCCAGCGAGGGAGTGCGTCCGTGA
- a CDS encoding TetR/AcrR family transcriptional regulator: MSEIESSAPQARGPADHSVREQIVEAAGEHFSHYGYDKTTVSDLAKAIGFSKAYIYKFFDSKQAIGEAICAKTLSAIVAAVDEAVAGASTPTEKFRRMFKALVTTGVSLFFNDRKLYDIAAHSAGEGWPSARAYSERIRQILAEIVREGRESGEFERKTPLDETVQAIYLVMQPYVNPLLLQHNLDLVEDAPTRLSNLVLRSLAP, translated from the coding sequence ATGAGCGAAATCGAGTCTTCCGCCCCGCAGGCCCGCGGCCCCGCCGACCACAGCGTCCGCGAGCAGATCGTCGAGGCGGCCGGCGAGCACTTCAGCCACTACGGCTACGACAAGACCACGGTCTCCGACCTGGCCAAGGCGATCGGCTTTTCCAAGGCCTACATCTACAAGTTCTTCGATTCCAAGCAGGCCATCGGCGAGGCCATCTGCGCCAAGACCTTGAGCGCCATCGTCGCCGCGGTCGATGAGGCGGTGGCCGGCGCGAGCACGCCGACAGAGAAATTCCGCCGGATGTTCAAGGCCTTGGTGACGACCGGCGTCAGCCTGTTCTTCAACGACCGCAAGCTGTACGACATCGCCGCGCATTCCGCCGGCGAGGGCTGGCCGTCCGCCCGCGCCTACAGCGAGCGCATCCGGCAGATCCTGGCGGAGATCGTCCGCGAGGGGCGGGAAAGCGGCGAGTTCGAACGCAAGACGCCGCTCGACGAGACGGTGCAGGCGATCTACCTGGTCATGCAGCCCTATGTGAATCCGCTGCTGCTCCAGCACAACCTCGACCTCGTCGAGGACGCGCCGACCCGGCTGTCGAACCTGGTGCTGCGCAGCCTAGCCCCATAG
- a CDS encoding efflux transporter outer membrane subunit, whose translation MFAHPRTLALLLGLGVLTGCAVGPDYRAPEIALSSAFLGQPGVDQRPARPPADLSVWWAAFDDPLLTRFVSLALEQNLDIAQAAARVAQSRAALRYADAALLPAANASISAARAYQSVETPLGQVLDAAPGFDRSGRAYEAKLAASWEIDVFGGLRRGQEAARAAYEASEAGAVATRLAVAAQAADVYVTIRGLQTRIAIARQQAETRRQLLAMVRLQYEKGIAAELQMNQAAGSLTQAEAQIPVLEAGLDAAMSALDVLLAVPPGTHRAELAAAAPIPVAPGLAGSGTPAEMIRRRPDLIAAERRLAAANARIGVAVAEYYPKFSLAALLGSATAIASGNLFTAGAGQAQGVLGLRWRLFDFGRVDAQIEAARGQEAEALAAWRLAVLRAAEDVENAFSALVKREAQVGVLTRGEASFARARENSLAAYQGGIVSLIEVLDADGNLLQARDAKAQAQTEAARAAIASFRALGGGWDASSKRLAGELSAASHR comes from the coding sequence ATGTTCGCCCATCCCCGCACCCTCGCCCTGCTTCTCGGTCTCGGCGTCCTCACGGGCTGCGCCGTCGGCCCCGACTACCGGGCGCCCGAAATCGCCCTGTCGTCCGCCTTCCTCGGGCAGCCGGGGGTCGATCAGCGGCCGGCTCGGCCCCCGGCAGACCTGAGCGTCTGGTGGGCCGCCTTCGACGATCCGCTGCTGACGCGCTTCGTCTCGCTGGCCCTCGAACAGAACCTGGACATCGCGCAAGCGGCGGCGCGCGTCGCCCAGTCGCGGGCGGCCTTGCGCTACGCCGATGCGGCGCTGCTGCCGGCGGCCAACGCGAGTATAAGCGCTGCGCGAGCCTACCAGTCGGTCGAGACGCCGCTTGGGCAGGTGCTCGACGCCGCGCCCGGCTTCGACCGCAGCGGCCGCGCCTACGAGGCCAAGCTCGCGGCGAGCTGGGAGATCGACGTGTTCGGCGGTCTGCGCCGGGGGCAGGAGGCCGCCCGCGCGGCGTACGAGGCCAGCGAAGCCGGCGCGGTGGCGACGCGGCTGGCCGTGGCCGCGCAGGCGGCGGACGTGTACGTGACGATCCGGGGGCTGCAGACGCGCATCGCGATCGCCCGGCAGCAGGCGGAGACCCGCCGCCAGTTGCTGGCGATGGTCCGGCTCCAGTACGAGAAGGGGATCGCCGCCGAACTGCAGATGAACCAGGCCGCCGGCTCGCTGACCCAGGCCGAGGCGCAGATCCCCGTGCTGGAGGCCGGCCTCGATGCGGCGATGAGCGCGCTCGACGTGCTGCTCGCGGTGCCGCCGGGAACCCACCGCGCCGAACTGGCCGCGGCGGCGCCGATCCCGGTCGCGCCGGGGTTGGCCGGGAGCGGCACCCCGGCCGAGATGATCCGGCGCCGGCCGGACCTCATCGCCGCCGAGCGGCGCCTGGCGGCGGCCAATGCACGCATCGGCGTGGCGGTCGCCGAGTACTACCCGAAGTTCTCGCTCGCCGCCCTGCTCGGCAGCGCCACCGCGATCGCCAGCGGCAACCTGTTCACCGCCGGCGCCGGCCAGGCCCAGGGCGTCCTCGGGCTGCGCTGGCGCCTGTTCGACTTCGGTCGCGTCGACGCGCAGATCGAGGCCGCGCGCGGCCAGGAGGCCGAAGCGCTGGCGGCCTGGCGGCTGGCCGTGCTGCGGGCGGCCGAGGACGTCGAGAACGCCTTCTCCGCCCTGGTCAAACGCGAGGCCCAGGTCGGCGTCCTGACGCGGGGCGAAGCGTCGTTCGCCCGCGCCCGCGAGAACTCGCTGGCCGCCTACCAGGGCGGCATCGTCAGCCTGATCGAGGTGCTCGACGCCGACGGCAATCTTTTGCAGGCGCGCGACGCCAAGGCGCAGGCGCAAACCGAGGCGGCGCGTGCCGCGATCGCCTCCTTCCGGGCCTTGGGCGGCGGCTGGGACGCGAGCAGCAAGCGTCTCGCCGGCGAGCTTTCCGCTGCCAGTCACCGGTAA
- the draG gene encoding ADP-ribosyl-[dinitrogen reductase] hydrolase → MFWFGELIARGTLRQQRRISPVPAPAPVERAQAAYLGLAIGDALGASVEFMTPKEIRHQFGVHREIVGGGWLHLRPGQVTDDTTMSLALGEAILAAGGVDAQRVAEAFDRWMRGKPVDIGNTVRRNLVAFRRSGVPESRPSEHDAGNGAAMRVLPVALACFGLPERQTIAACRAQAHVTHHNEVSDAACETLALMVQDLLAGRALHEVRARRVAALNERVPAFAGTRRPRENPSGYVVDTLQAVLQALFASDGFEDCLVDVVNRGGDADTTGAIAGMLAGACYGLAAIPARWLRALDPAVRAQCAAQAEALLGACARQPVA, encoded by the coding sequence GTGTTTTGGTTCGGAGAGCTGATCGCCCGCGGTACGCTGCGGCAGCAGCGGCGCATTTCACCGGTGCCGGCACCGGCGCCGGTCGAGCGGGCGCAGGCGGCCTACCTCGGGCTGGCGATCGGCGACGCGCTCGGCGCCAGCGTCGAGTTCATGACCCCCAAGGAGATCCGCCACCAGTTCGGCGTGCATCGCGAGATCGTCGGCGGCGGCTGGCTGCACCTGCGTCCCGGCCAGGTCACCGACGACACGACGATGTCGCTGGCGCTCGGCGAGGCCATCCTCGCCGCCGGCGGCGTCGACGCACAGCGGGTGGCCGAGGCCTTCGACCGCTGGATGCGGGGAAAGCCGGTGGACATCGGCAACACCGTGCGCCGCAACCTGGTCGCCTTCCGCCGCAGCGGCGTCCCCGAAAGCCGGCCATCGGAGCACGATGCCGGCAACGGCGCGGCGATGCGCGTGCTGCCGGTGGCGCTGGCCTGCTTCGGCCTGCCCGAGCGGCAGACCATCGCCGCCTGCCGGGCGCAGGCGCACGTCACGCACCACAACGAGGTATCGGATGCCGCCTGCGAGACGCTGGCGCTGATGGTGCAGGACCTGCTCGCCGGCCGTGCGCTGCACGAAGTGCGCGCGCGCCGCGTCGCCGCGCTGAACGAGCGGGTGCCGGCCTTCGCCGGCACCCGCCGGCCGCGCGAGAACCCCAGCGGCTACGTCGTCGACACGCTGCAGGCGGTGCTGCAGGCGCTGTTCGCCAGCGACGGCTTCGAGGACTGCCTGGTCGACGTGGTCAACCGCGGCGGCGACGCCGACACCACCGGCGCCATCGCCGGCATGCTCGCCGGCGCCTGCTACGGGCTGGCGGCAATTCCGGCGCGCTGGCTGCGCGCGCTCGACCCGGCGGTGCGCGCGCAGTGCGCGGCGCAGGCCGAGGCGCTGCTCGGCGCCTGCGCGCGTCAGCCCGTCGCCTAG
- a CDS encoding nitrogen fixation protein NifQ, giving the protein MSSNGRAQYRCLLQADLLARRAGSAPLGDPNRELLASLIAGQRAGDGMLPPHLGLGGTGFARVAEQLFPGPLPPAPQRRAERIPEWDDLRTLLLAHRAGAHESEEWMARVVATACAGRDHLWQDLGLASRDELTRLLWINFPALARANGADMKWKKFLYRQYCRGEGIYVCPAPSCGDCLDYARCFGSES; this is encoded by the coding sequence ATGTCGTCGAACGGCCGCGCCCAGTACCGCTGCCTGCTGCAGGCCGACCTGCTGGCGCGGCGCGCCGGCAGCGCGCCGCTCGGCGACCCCAACCGCGAGCTGCTGGCCAGCCTGATCGCCGGCCAGCGCGCCGGCGACGGCATGCTGCCGCCGCACCTCGGGCTGGGCGGCACCGGCTTCGCGCGCGTCGCCGAGCAACTGTTCCCCGGACCGCTGCCGCCGGCGCCGCAGCGCCGTGCCGAGCGCATCCCGGAATGGGACGACCTGCGCACGCTGCTGCTCGCGCACCGTGCCGGCGCGCACGAGTCGGAGGAGTGGATGGCGCGCGTCGTCGCCACCGCCTGCGCCGGCCGCGATCACCTCTGGCAAGACCTCGGGCTGGCCTCCCGCGACGAGCTGACGCGGCTGCTGTGGATCAACTTCCCGGCGCTGGCGCGCGCCAACGGCGCCGACATGAAGTGGAAGAAGTTCCTCTACCGCCAGTACTGCCGCGGCGAAGGCATCTACGTCTGCCCGGCGCCGTCGTGCGGCGACTGCCTGGACTACGCGCGGTGTTTTGGTTCGGAGAGCTGA
- a CDS encoding 2Fe-2S iron-sulfur cluster-binding protein, translated as MPKARVTFADIGVTVTVPAGSRLIDVSEHVGAGIPYGCREGECCTCLTQVLAGGEALAPPSLLEDQVLKDNLVPRGQRLACQAQLLGGEIVVRPA; from the coding sequence ATGCCGAAAGCCAGAGTCACCTTCGCCGACATCGGCGTCACCGTCACCGTGCCCGCCGGCTCGCGGCTGATCGACGTCTCCGAGCACGTCGGCGCCGGCATTCCCTACGGCTGCCGCGAGGGCGAATGCTGCACCTGCCTGACGCAGGTGCTGGCCGGCGGCGAGGCACTGGCGCCGCCGTCGCTGCTCGAGGACCAGGTGCTCAAGGACAACCTGGTACCGCGCGGGCAGCGCCTCGCCTGCCAGGCACAGCTCCTCGGCGGCGAGATCGTCGTCCGCCCGGCCTGA